A part of Chloroflexota bacterium genomic DNA contains:
- a CDS encoding phytanoyl-CoA dioxygenase family protein, with product MDTNTALAQLGVTDESLSEDEKKELDERGYTYLEKVLSPSQLEAIRARFDEIEAAEGELAGDEYYEGKEANIGRLANLVDKGDCFRPCYTHPRVLAAMAYIMKDEIHFDSLNGRNCPPGHGLQALHCDAMGTPDDKGYRVCQSLWILDDFTPQNGATRIVPGSHKLGKLPKDVVDDPLAPHPAEELVLAPAGTVVIFNGHCWHGGTQNRSNEQRRVLHGCYVRRDAKQQQVQADWLSPGTIESLSPAARYILHV from the coding sequence GTGGATACGAATACAGCATTGGCCCAACTGGGTGTTACCGACGAATCGTTGTCGGAGGATGAAAAAAAGGAGCTCGACGAGCGGGGCTACACGTACCTTGAAAAGGTATTGAGTCCATCGCAGCTCGAAGCGATCCGCGCCAGATTCGACGAGATCGAAGCAGCCGAGGGTGAGTTGGCGGGCGATGAGTATTACGAGGGGAAGGAAGCCAACATTGGGCGGCTGGCCAACCTGGTAGACAAGGGCGACTGTTTCCGACCCTGCTACACCCATCCCCGCGTCCTGGCCGCGATGGCCTACATCATGAAGGATGAAATCCACTTCGACTCGCTCAACGGCCGCAATTGCCCACCGGGCCACGGCCTCCAGGCGCTCCACTGCGACGCCATGGGGACGCCTGACGACAAGGGCTATCGGGTATGCCAATCGCTGTGGATCCTTGACGATTTCACTCCCCAGAACGGCGCCACCCGCATCGTTCCCGGATCCCACAAGCTTGGCAAGCTACCCAAGGACGTAGTCGACGACCCGCTCGCCCCGCATCCGGCCGAGGAGTTGGTGTTGGCGCCGGCGGGGACAGTGGTGATCTTTAACGGCCACTGCTGGCACGGCGGAACGCAAAACCGGAGCAACGAGCAACGCCGCGTGCTGCATGGCTGTTACGTGCGCCGCGATGCCAAGCAGCAGCAGGTCCAGGCCGATTGGCTCTCCCCGGGCACGATCGAAAGCCTCTCACCGGCGGCCCGCTACATCCTGCACGTTTGA
- a CDS encoding phytanoyl-CoA dioxygenase family protein, translating to MDTKTALAELGVNDESLSEEEKRELDERGYLILEDMVGGEQLAAMRQRFDRLLALEDGKGREAKPEADVGRLANLVDKGSEFALCYSHPKVLAAVWHVVGGEMHLGSLNGRSAPPGRGNQALHCDNQVTATVVQNYGSCNSLWMLDDFTPDNGATRLVPGTHHLLAQPRDHMANPEAEHPDQELALGRAGSVIIFNGITWHGGTVNRTGRPRRAVHCFWLARQIEQQTDQAHWLSSATIDEFSPPLRYLIHV from the coding sequence GTGGATACGAAGACAGCGTTGGCCGAACTGGGCGTCAACGATGAATCGTTGTCGGAGGAAGAGAAAAGGGAGCTCGACGAGCGGGGCTACCTGATTCTTGAGGACATGGTCGGCGGCGAGCAACTTGCTGCCATGCGGCAGCGATTTGATCGGTTACTTGCGCTTGAGGATGGCAAAGGCAGGGAGGCCAAACCCGAGGCCGATGTCGGGAGACTGGCCAATCTAGTCGACAAGGGTTCCGAATTTGCCCTCTGCTACTCTCACCCCAAGGTTCTCGCCGCGGTTTGGCACGTCGTCGGCGGCGAAATGCATTTGGGCTCCCTCAATGGGCGCTCGGCGCCACCGGGCCGAGGCAATCAGGCCCTGCACTGTGACAATCAGGTAACGGCGACGGTGGTGCAGAACTACGGCTCCTGCAATTCGCTCTGGATGCTGGACGACTTCACTCCCGACAACGGTGCCACTCGTTTGGTGCCGGGAACCCACCATCTGCTGGCGCAACCGCGCGATCACATGGCCAATCCGGAGGCCGAGCACCCGGACCAGGAATTGGCCCTCGGCCGGGCCGGGTCGGTGATCATTTTTAACGGCATCACCTGGCACGGCGGCACCGTCAACCGAACCGGTCGGCCGCGTCGGGCCGTCCACTGTTTCTGGTTGGCGCGCCAGATCGAGCAGCAGACCGACCAGGCACACTGGCTTTCTTCGGCCACGATCGACGAATTTAGTCCGCCTCTTCGCTATTTGATTCACGTTTGA
- a CDS encoding aminotransferase class III-fold pyridoxal phosphate-dependent enzyme — protein MAAATTIAGCSARLPGTLKVPPPWRHGDEHLGLDEEDYARHSLNAMRTVFEYERDIAAVVAETIRNYAHVPPDWFWGEVRALCDEYGTLMVMDEIATGLGKTGQLFNHERFGFRPDVTTVGKALGGAAMPVAGMIINPDLDLPQESDIGYVTHEKNAMSARAALTTLQIMETAALADRSKSLGQIARVRLDEVASRHASVREVRSAGLMLTLDFRNPSFTRGQAEAFAEATFRACVEGGVLPVFPHAGSITFSMPLVISEEDLSDSIEVIDKSLAVAETH, from the coding sequence TTGGCGGCGGCTACAACGATCGCCGGATGCTCGGCCCGGTTGCCGGGCACGCTCAAGGTCCCTCCGCCCTGGCGCCACGGTGACGAGCATCTAGGACTTGACGAAGAGGATTACGCCCGTCATTCGCTTAATGCAATGCGCACGGTCTTCGAATACGAACGCGATATTGCTGCAGTCGTTGCCGAAACCATTCGCAACTACGCCCATGTTCCGCCCGATTGGTTTTGGGGTGAAGTACGAGCGTTATGCGATGAGTACGGCACATTGATGGTCATGGATGAAATTGCCACCGGCCTGGGCAAGACCGGACAACTTTTCAATCACGAACGATTTGGATTCCGTCCCGACGTGACAACCGTGGGTAAAGCGCTGGGCGGGGCTGCGATGCCGGTTGCTGGCATGATCATCAACCCGGATCTGGACCTCCCGCAAGAATCTGACATCGGTTACGTGACGCACGAGAAAAACGCAATGTCCGCGCGGGCGGCATTAACGACGCTCCAAATCATGGAGACAGCGGCTCTTGCCGATCGATCCAAGTCGCTGGGCCAGATTGCCCGAGTTCGGCTCGACGAGGTTGCTAGCAGACACGCCAGCGTCCGTGAGGTTCGCTCCGCCGGCCTTATGCTCACGCTCGACTTCAGAAACCCGTCGTTTACCAGGGGTCAGGCGGAGGCATTTGCAGAAGCTACATTCAGGGCTTGCGTGGAAGGCGGTGTCCTGCCGGTGTTTCCGCATGCGGGGTCGATCACGTTTTCGATGCCTTTGGTAATCAGCGAGGAAGACTTATCAGACTCGATAGAGGTAATCGATAAATCCTTGGCGGTCGCAGAAACGCACTAG
- a CDS encoding aminotransferase class III-fold pyridoxal phosphate-dependent enzyme → MPSATESLTPRNQWSIETNTAGERSLLKRDMAFSIQGNSNAPCVMSVRRAEGIWLEDSDGRRVADLYGNNAHHIGYRHPVLVAALHRQLDQLTLAPRGLTSETSIELGETLARMWGDPNAKVGLTPSGGDANDAAICVAKAATNRYKTISFYDSFHGRNAGALSVGGGYNDRRMLGPVAGHAQGPSALAPR, encoded by the coding sequence ATGCCGAGCGCGACCGAGTCATTGACGCCACGCAACCAATGGTCGATCGAGACCAATACTGCGGGCGAGCGCTCGCTCCTCAAGCGCGACATGGCGTTTTCGATTCAAGGAAACAGCAACGCCCCGTGCGTAATGTCGGTGCGCCGCGCCGAAGGCATCTGGCTTGAAGACTCCGATGGCAGGCGGGTCGCAGACCTATACGGCAACAACGCGCACCACATCGGGTACCGGCATCCGGTACTGGTCGCAGCACTGCACCGGCAATTGGACCAACTCACCCTGGCGCCCAGGGGATTGACTTCAGAAACGTCTATCGAGCTTGGCGAAACGCTTGCCCGAATGTGGGGAGATCCAAACGCCAAGGTGGGCCTGACGCCGAGTGGTGGCGATGCCAATGACGCAGCCATTTGCGTCGCCAAAGCGGCCACCAATCGGTACAAAACCATTTCCTTCTACGACTCATTCCATGGGCGCAACGCCGGAGCTCTGAGCGTTGGCGGCGGCTACAACGATCGCCGGATGCTCGGCCCGGTTGCCGGGCACGCTCAAGGTCCCTCCGCCCTGGCGCCACGGTGA
- a CDS encoding MFS transporter, producing MQHRMTRVPRFGSIAGLRPRTIAPLLLVAFLATGTWMTVLSFLSSFAAKEFNVGIWSAALIMIAIHTGSFTVGGALSLKVVNRWGSKITYSAGIGILASYTVFLGVTQNFTLGIPLGLLAGLGLAMHWTGFQNYVVEVAPAQHRGLVSGTASFVVVVGIGLFGLALGFATGDGGFIRFAVIAGSMVGMAFVVALKFLPNLGQAATAHGGSFLAGFRDPNLRRMTYVRSAHAAAYALFTLMAGPRLYEVGGGLEYVGVLVFAGSIAGGAAQLVVGRMSDLFGRTGVLYFLLITSVFLCIGFPLVDNIYLLLLISSLNWFAQTAFQAMMVALGGDISPRGQTSNAMALLTASFSFGIVGGSLYVGLFSTTDWPNTGFFITAVLLAAATVAVYRMRAGLARVNNVANRPVESGI from the coding sequence ATGCAGCACCGCATGACGAGGGTCCCCCGGTTCGGTTCGATCGCCGGACTCAGGCCCAGGACGATCGCACCGTTGCTGCTGGTGGCTTTTCTGGCCACCGGCACCTGGATGACGGTGTTGTCTTTCCTCTCGAGCTTTGCCGCCAAGGAATTCAACGTCGGTATCTGGTCGGCGGCCTTGATCATGATTGCGATTCACACCGGGTCATTCACTGTTGGCGGTGCGCTATCGCTGAAGGTCGTGAACCGTTGGGGTTCGAAGATCACCTACTCTGCCGGGATCGGAATCCTGGCGTCGTACACGGTTTTCTTAGGAGTAACCCAAAACTTCACCCTCGGAATCCCACTGGGGCTATTGGCCGGCCTGGGACTGGCGATGCACTGGACCGGCTTCCAGAACTACGTGGTCGAAGTTGCCCCGGCCCAACATCGAGGCCTGGTATCCGGTACGGCGTCTTTCGTCGTGGTCGTTGGGATCGGATTGTTCGGACTTGCCTTGGGGTTCGCAACCGGCGACGGAGGATTCATCCGGTTCGCGGTGATCGCCGGATCCATGGTGGGCATGGCATTCGTGGTGGCGCTGAAATTCCTTCCGAACCTGGGGCAGGCGGCTACCGCGCATGGCGGAAGTTTTCTGGCGGGGTTCCGCGATCCCAATCTTCGACGAATGACCTATGTCCGGTCGGCCCACGCCGCCGCCTACGCGCTGTTCACGCTTATGGCCGGACCTCGGCTGTATGAGGTCGGCGGCGGGCTCGAATACGTAGGAGTACTCGTATTTGCCGGCTCGATCGCCGGTGGGGCCGCGCAGCTGGTTGTGGGACGAATGTCAGACCTGTTTGGACGCACCGGGGTCCTTTACTTTTTGCTGATAACGTCGGTTTTCCTCTGCATAGGCTTCCCTCTGGTCGACAACATCTACCTGCTGCTGCTGATCTCATCCTTGAACTGGTTTGCCCAGACCGCGTTCCAGGCGATGATGGTGGCCCTCGGCGGGGATATTTCGCCGCGCGGCCAGACTTCCAACGCGATGGCCCTGCTGACGGCGTCGTTCTCCTTCGGCATCGTGGGTGGTTCGCTTTATGTCGGGCTCTTCTCGACGACTGATTGGCCTAACACCGGGTTCTTCATCACCGCGGTGCTGCTGGCGGCCGCCACGGTTGCCGTGTACCGGATGCGGGCGGGGCTGGCGCGAGTTAACAACGTGGCGAATCGGCCGGTCGAATCCGGCATTTGA